In Shouchella patagoniensis, the following are encoded in one genomic region:
- a CDS encoding glycoside hydrolase family 1 protein: MEHKQNETFSSDFLWGAATSSFQVEGAQNEGGKGLSVIDVMKKNPKITDFSVAIDHYHRYKEDVKLMADLGLKVYRFSIAWTRIFPKGNGEVNEEGVAFYNDLINELVSYNIEPLITIYHFDYPQDLVEQYGGWMSRKSIEDYRAYAEFLFKTFGDRVKYWLTINEQDHVVRIPSRLGLTGDDRYEQMRLGYQANHNMCVATALTIKTFHELGMKGKIGPAVSYSMVHPASAHPDDHLASKDAMLIKHNYLLDLHCRGEYSKPFQTYLADRNYMPQIEDGDLDLMKQYPPTMIGVNYYFSETVTSFPATEEFPIGYQKEALLAEAEAGVFQVVKNDRLQATDWGWEIDPVGLRLTLRELNERYQLPIIITENGMGAYDELDEGDMVHDDYRIAYLNEHIKQVQLALNDGVDVFGYCAWTFIDVVSGRNGMDKRYGFVYVDRENFDLKEMRRIKKKSYYWYQSMIESNGKRLT; encoded by the coding sequence ATGGAACATAAACAAAACGAGACGTTTTCAAGTGATTTTTTGTGGGGAGCAGCTACTTCATCTTTTCAAGTAGAGGGCGCACAAAATGAAGGTGGAAAAGGGCTCTCTGTTATTGATGTGATGAAAAAGAACCCAAAAATTACTGATTTTTCAGTTGCGATTGATCATTACCATCGCTATAAAGAAGATGTAAAGTTAATGGCGGATTTGGGCTTGAAAGTCTATCGCTTTTCGATTGCTTGGACACGTATTTTTCCAAAGGGGAATGGAGAAGTCAATGAAGAGGGCGTGGCGTTCTACAATGATTTAATTAATGAATTGGTGTCTTACAACATTGAACCGCTCATTACTATTTATCATTTTGATTATCCGCAAGATTTAGTGGAACAATATGGAGGATGGATGTCGAGAAAAAGCATTGAAGATTACCGTGCGTATGCTGAATTTTTGTTTAAAACGTTTGGTGATCGCGTGAAGTATTGGTTAACGATCAATGAGCAAGATCACGTCGTACGTATTCCTAGTCGCCTAGGGTTAACCGGGGATGATCGGTACGAACAAATGAGGTTAGGCTATCAGGCCAACCACAATATGTGTGTAGCGACGGCTTTGACGATTAAGACGTTCCATGAGCTAGGCATGAAAGGGAAAATTGGGCCGGCTGTTTCGTATTCAATGGTTCATCCAGCGAGCGCTCATCCTGATGATCATTTAGCAAGCAAAGATGCGATGTTAATTAAACATAATTATCTTCTTGATCTTCATTGCAGAGGGGAGTACTCGAAGCCATTTCAGACGTACCTCGCAGATCGGAATTATATGCCGCAAATAGAAGACGGCGATTTGGATTTAATGAAGCAATACCCACCAACGATGATTGGGGTTAATTACTATTTCTCGGAAACGGTCACATCGTTCCCGGCGACAGAAGAATTTCCGATTGGGTATCAAAAAGAAGCGCTTTTAGCAGAAGCTGAAGCTGGCGTCTTTCAAGTGGTGAAAAACGATCGTTTACAAGCGACTGATTGGGGTTGGGAGATTGATCCGGTTGGTTTGCGTCTTACATTAAGAGAGCTCAATGAACGGTATCAACTGCCTATCATTATTACGGAAAATGGTATGGGTGCCTATGACGAACTTGACGAGGGGGACATGGTGCACGATGATTACCGGATTGCTTATCTTAATGAACATATTAAACAAGTACAGCTCGCATTAAACGATGGTGTTGATGTGTTTGGGTATTGTGCATGGACGTTTATTGATGTTGTAAGCGGACGCAATGGAATGGACAAGCGATACGGATTTGTTTACGTCGACCGTGAAAATTTTGATTTAAAAGAGATGCGTAGAATTAAAAAGAAAAGCTATTATTGGTATCAAAGTATGATCGAATCCAATGGGAAGCGGTTAACGTAA
- a CDS encoding PRD domain-containing protein, producing the protein MQIKKVFNNNVSLVVDGEAEKIIMGKGVGFQKKTGDEVDAELIEKTFVLSSGNHQSEKLSAFFDEVPLHIVSLTSDLIQKGKQRLGEHIGDHLLVPLADHIWFAIERLNEGMEMDYPLKWEMKHLYAEEYQFAKGALDRIKSVTGQPLPDSEVVPIAMHFVNARYGATDYHQTYEMTAIVSKVIDVVHYHYFIDLDEDSLHYARFITHLRYFVLRQMSGDAHIPTDTGISGMLQEKYPKAYECALKIKKLLESQMGWVVDNDEVTYLTIHIQRLTYQTE; encoded by the coding sequence ATGCAAATCAAAAAAGTATTTAACAATAATGTCTCTCTAGTAGTGGACGGAGAAGCAGAAAAAATTATTATGGGTAAAGGCGTCGGTTTTCAGAAGAAAACAGGGGATGAGGTGGATGCAGAGCTTATTGAAAAAACATTCGTCTTGTCGTCTGGAAATCATCAGTCAGAAAAATTATCTGCGTTTTTTGATGAAGTCCCGCTCCATATTGTTTCTCTAACCAGCGATCTCATTCAAAAAGGAAAACAGAGATTGGGAGAGCATATTGGCGATCACTTGCTTGTGCCGCTTGCTGATCACATTTGGTTTGCGATTGAGCGTTTAAATGAAGGCATGGAAATGGACTACCCATTAAAGTGGGAGATGAAGCATTTATATGCAGAAGAATACCAGTTTGCGAAGGGCGCATTAGATCGAATTAAATCCGTCACGGGACAACCGTTGCCAGATTCGGAAGTGGTTCCCATTGCGATGCATTTTGTTAACGCGCGCTACGGAGCAACAGATTATCATCAAACGTATGAAATGACAGCAATTGTATCTAAAGTCATTGACGTTGTTCATTACCATTACTTCATTGATCTTGATGAAGATTCCCTTCATTATGCCCGGTTTATTACGCATTTGCGTTATTTCGTCTTGAGACAAATGTCAGGAGACGCGCACATACCGACTGATACGGGCATTAGTGGAATGCTTCAAGAGAAGTACCCTAAGGCGTACGAATGTGCATTAAAAATCAAGAAACTACTCGAAAGTCAAATGGGATGGGTTGTGGACAATGATGAAGTCACGTACTTAACCATTCACATTCAGCGCTTAACGTATCAAACGGAATAA
- a CDS encoding beta-glucoside-specific PTS transporter subunit IIABC, with product MDHKKVATTILEHVGGKQNVEHVTHCYTRLRFNLHDNEKAKKTAIEKLPGVIRVQEQSGQFQVVIGNEVSKVFKELKVEEKSNAQKTEGSNKKKQKKGNPIGRFFEVIAAIFTPVIPAIAGAGLIKGILGLITTFGWAAPDQDAMILLNVVADTVFYFLPFFLAVSAARKFNTNEFIALALAGGLMYPTILQGAQAIAEGGAEGLNILGLPLPFIQYSSTVIPIIISVWILSYVSRWVDAVMPNAVRIIFTPTIVLLIMIPLQLIVVGPLGSYLGLGLADGVTWLFEQAGILAGGLLGAARPLMVIVGMHYGLMPIAIQNIAVLGFDYLLPVFFMANMGQAAAALAVWIKTKNKPLKTIAASSTVSAFLGITEPAMYGVNLRLKKPFIAALIGAGVGGAFITGFGVTASAFVLPGLTALPVFTGPQFIFLILGFVINIAITMGLTFFLGFKDPEDSTDEEENKEEQTTDQMIVASPLSGKIIPLQEVQDPTFSEEIMGKGIAVVPVEEEVRAPFDGTIVTFFKTSHAIGIRSDEGIEVLIHVGLDTVNLDGTHFDAKAEQGQRVKKGDLLLAFDRKAIEEAGYSLVTPIIVTNTNEYDEVIAHTETEDVQFGANLIEVKKS from the coding sequence ATGGATCATAAAAAAGTGGCTACAACCATTTTAGAACATGTTGGTGGGAAACAAAATGTGGAACATGTCACTCATTGTTATACACGATTACGTTTTAATTTGCATGACAATGAAAAGGCAAAAAAAACAGCGATTGAGAAACTTCCAGGCGTCATTCGGGTGCAAGAACAAAGCGGGCAGTTCCAAGTTGTCATTGGGAATGAAGTGTCCAAAGTCTTTAAGGAATTAAAGGTAGAAGAGAAGTCAAATGCACAGAAGACAGAAGGCTCGAATAAGAAGAAACAGAAAAAGGGCAATCCAATCGGACGCTTTTTTGAAGTCATCGCTGCAATCTTTACTCCTGTTATTCCAGCAATTGCCGGAGCTGGTTTAATCAAAGGGATTTTAGGGCTCATTACGACATTTGGTTGGGCGGCCCCAGACCAAGATGCGATGATTTTGTTAAATGTAGTGGCAGACACCGTGTTTTATTTCTTACCGTTCTTCCTAGCGGTTTCCGCAGCGAGAAAATTTAACACAAATGAATTTATTGCGCTCGCCCTTGCTGGAGGATTAATGTATCCGACAATCCTCCAAGGTGCACAAGCCATTGCAGAAGGTGGAGCTGAAGGATTAAATATTTTAGGCTTACCATTGCCATTTATTCAATATAGTTCAACCGTTATTCCGATTATTATCTCTGTATGGATCTTAAGTTACGTGAGCCGCTGGGTTGATGCGGTTATGCCCAATGCGGTTCGAATTATCTTCACTCCAACAATCGTTCTTCTTATTATGATTCCATTACAACTTATTGTAGTCGGACCGTTAGGCTCATACTTAGGCTTGGGTCTCGCCGACGGGGTTACATGGCTATTTGAGCAAGCGGGCATTCTTGCTGGTGGTTTATTAGGTGCTGCGCGTCCATTAATGGTGATCGTTGGCATGCATTATGGATTGATGCCGATTGCGATTCAAAATATCGCTGTTCTCGGATTTGATTATTTGCTACCGGTATTCTTCATGGCAAACATGGGACAAGCGGCCGCCGCATTAGCGGTTTGGATCAAAACGAAAAACAAACCGTTAAAAACCATCGCGGCATCTTCTACCGTTTCCGCGTTTCTCGGTATAACGGAACCAGCAATGTATGGGGTAAACTTACGACTCAAGAAACCATTTATTGCTGCTTTAATTGGAGCAGGTGTCGGCGGCGCGTTTATTACTGGTTTTGGTGTAACTGCATCGGCTTTTGTTTTGCCAGGCTTAACAGCACTACCTGTCTTTACTGGTCCGCAGTTTATTTTCTTAATTCTAGGATTTGTCATTAACATTGCAATTACGATGGGACTGACATTCTTTCTTGGCTTTAAAGATCCGGAAGACTCGACGGATGAAGAAGAAAATAAAGAAGAACAAACAACTGATCAGATGATTGTAGCTAGTCCGTTATCTGGAAAAATCATCCCGCTTCAGGAAGTACAAGATCCAACGTTCTCCGAAGAAATAATGGGGAAAGGGATTGCGGTGGTCCCTGTTGAAGAAGAAGTGCGTGCGCCATTTGATGGCACGATTGTGACGTTTTTCAAAACGAGTCATGCGATCGGCATTCGATCGGATGAAGGGATAGAAGTACTGATTCATGTAGGTTTAGATACAGTCAACTTAGATGGAACACACTTTGATGCAAAAGCAGAACAAGGGCAGCGTGTTAAAAAAGGAGACCTTCTCCTTGCTTTTGACAGAAAAGCAATTGAAGAAGCAGGCTATTCCCTTGTTACGCCAATCATCGTGACGAATACGAATGAATACGATGAGGTGATTGCACATACTGAAACGGAAGATGTCCAATTTGGTGCGAACTTGATTGAAGTGAAAAAATCATAA
- a CDS encoding acetamidase/formamidase family protein, producing MNEGKHRQHVYMFSKNAIVATTVRSGTTITFETLMRSRQIVDEHSTFDENAMSAVNPATGAIYVEEAEVGDTLKVDIHSIELANQG from the coding sequence TTGAATGAAGGTAAACACAGACAGCATGTGTACATGTTTTCAAAAAATGCCATTGTTGCTACAACGGTTCGATCTGGTACAACGATAACGTTTGAAACGTTGATGCGTTCTCGACAAATAGTGGACGAGCATTCGACGTTTGATGAGAATGCCATGAGTGCAGTGAATCCTGCTACTGGTGCAATTTACGTGGAAGAAGCTGAAGTTGGTGATACGTTAAAAGTTGACATTCATTCAATTGAACTAGCGAATCAAGGCTAA
- a CDS encoding ArsI/CadI family heavy metal resistance metalloenzyme, whose translation MIYVHIGLNVQDLKKSQDFYERFLDIKPVKVKNDYVKFLTQDPNLNLTLTEREDVSGNQMNHLGVQVDSKEEVLEHKKRLEKAGFFAREEMDVTCCYAIQDKFWVTDPDGIEWEYFYTKEDSVLSN comes from the coding sequence ATGATTTATGTACATATTGGTTTAAATGTGCAGGATTTAAAGAAAAGTCAAGATTTCTACGAAAGATTTCTCGATATAAAGCCAGTTAAAGTTAAAAACGACTATGTGAAATTTCTAACTCAAGACCCAAATTTAAATTTAACGCTAACGGAACGAGAGGATGTAAGCGGAAATCAAATGAACCACCTAGGCGTACAAGTTGATTCGAAGGAAGAGGTCCTCGAACACAAAAAAAGATTAGAAAAAGCAGGGTTTTTTGCAAGAGAAGAAATGGACGTGACTTGTTGCTATGCCATTCAAGATAAGTTTTGGGTGACTGATCCTGACGGAATTGAATGGGAATACTTTTATACAAAAGAAGATAGTGTTTTGAGTAATTAA
- a CDS encoding ArsR/SmtB family transcription factor, protein MNQRLQTLGLSNEELSVYETKFKALADAKRLRLLNLLSIQGKTCVCDMTEDMNMSQSKLSYHLKILVDANLLNVEARGKWSYYSINEEEVDNLLSENLCCVLKPS, encoded by the coding sequence ATGAATCAACGTTTACAAACGCTAGGTCTATCCAATGAAGAGCTAAGCGTTTATGAAACTAAGTTTAAAGCGTTAGCTGATGCCAAGCGCCTTCGTCTCTTGAACCTACTAAGTATTCAAGGGAAAACATGTGTATGCGATATGACTGAAGATATGAATATGAGTCAATCAAAATTATCCTATCATCTTAAAATCCTTGTTGACGCGAATTTATTAAACGTCGAGGCAAGAGGAAAATGGAGCTACTACAGTATTAACGAAGAAGAAGTGGATAATTTATTATCAGAGAATCTATGTTGTGTATTAAAACCGTCTTAG
- a CDS encoding VOC family protein, which produces MIKGLYEAHLPVSNLEKSIHFYCQLGLELDHIVDQHLAFLWIEKDKSWLGLWQSTNVNLDYHPSIRHIAFQVTLEGLKKSVSWLKAKGFEPREAFGFSPIEPFVLPHKEYAHAKIHFNDPDGNSLELICKIDNPKGMMERMYLSDWERKSNE; this is translated from the coding sequence ATGATAAAAGGCTTATATGAAGCACATTTACCCGTAAGTAACTTAGAAAAATCGATTCACTTTTATTGTCAGTTAGGACTAGAGCTCGATCACATCGTCGATCAACATTTAGCTTTTTTATGGATTGAAAAAGATAAGAGTTGGTTAGGTTTATGGCAATCGACCAATGTTAATCTCGACTATCACCCTTCTATAAGACATATTGCCTTTCAAGTAACGTTAGAAGGATTAAAGAAAAGTGTATCTTGGTTAAAAGCGAAAGGATTTGAACCAAGAGAAGCTTTTGGCTTTAGTCCAATAGAACCTTTTGTTCTACCCCATAAAGAATATGCACATGCCAAAATTCACTTTAATGACCCTGACGGAAATAGTTTAGAGCTTATATGTAAAATAGATAACCCTAAAGGGATGATGGAACGTATGTATTTAAGCGACTGGGAAAGAAAAAGTAATGAATAG
- a CDS encoding DUF6320 domain-containing protein, with the protein MNDCTICQIKTPHHVCPVCQHELTSDPHSESLYPEVQTTFRKNSKKKIIFFIMISMLAISIFINFTVSTTVLWSLYVLGSVLYAIILINHTFLSDAHSGSKVLLQLCGLSLMLILFDINSGFYRWSINYVVPFFGIMAITVITFFLLRNPNDLKIYFKYYFFLLLINLVLVGLVNSSLYSTVQWPSAMFLFYSTFILGGIVFFSYRKMKVELKRFFHF; encoded by the coding sequence ATGAATGACTGTACGATCTGTCAAATAAAAACACCACATCATGTTTGTCCGGTTTGTCAGCATGAGCTGACGTCCGATCCACATTCAGAATCACTTTACCCAGAAGTTCAAACAACATTTCGGAAAAACTCAAAGAAGAAAATCATCTTCTTTATTATGATTAGCATGTTAGCCATATCCATTTTTATAAACTTTACGGTTTCGACAACGGTTCTTTGGTCATTGTATGTTTTAGGATCTGTGCTCTATGCCATCATCTTGATTAACCATACTTTTTTATCAGATGCCCATTCAGGCTCAAAAGTATTGCTACAACTATGCGGGTTGTCTTTGATGCTGATCCTATTTGATATCAACTCGGGTTTTTATCGTTGGTCGATTAACTACGTCGTCCCTTTTTTTGGCATAATGGCGATAACGGTTATTACCTTCTTTCTACTGCGTAACCCTAATGATTTAAAGATTTACTTTAAATATTATTTTTTCCTTTTGCTCATTAACCTTGTTCTAGTTGGACTCGTTAATTCTTCTTTATACTCAACGGTTCAATGGCCGAGTGCGATGTTTTTATTTTATTCTACGTTTATCTTGGGCGGTATTGTCTTTTTTTCTTATAGAAAAATGAAAGTAGAATTGAAGCGTTTCTTTCATTTCTAA
- the map gene encoding type I methionyl aminopeptidase, which translates to MIAKTEEDFNGLKEIGKICGTIRDELVQSTKPGITTKALDEIAGVMFEKAGAESAPKGIYDFPGHTCISINEEVAHGIPGERTIQEGDLVNIDVSGSKNGYFADTGISFVVGEGEKGLQKICDVAKEAFDAGLKKAKPGSKKSGLGKAAHNVAKQHDLTVIKNLTGHGVGRSIHEAPDHIFSYYSPWDDEILKDGMVIAFEPFVSTLEEEVFQSDDGWTFLTEKSIVAQYEHTIILTKEGPIITTL; encoded by the coding sequence ATGATTGCAAAGACTGAAGAGGATTTTAACGGATTAAAAGAAATAGGTAAAATTTGTGGAACGATTCGAGATGAATTAGTCCAGTCTACCAAACCTGGAATCACAACGAAAGCACTCGATGAAATAGCCGGAGTGATGTTTGAAAAAGCAGGAGCTGAATCTGCGCCAAAAGGGATATACGATTTCCCAGGGCATACATGTATTAGCATCAATGAAGAAGTAGCGCACGGGATACCAGGAGAACGGACGATCCAAGAAGGGGACCTTGTTAATATTGACGTTTCTGGTTCGAAAAACGGTTATTTCGCAGATACTGGAATTTCTTTTGTTGTTGGAGAAGGCGAGAAGGGATTACAGAAAATATGTGACGTGGCGAAAGAAGCATTTGATGCTGGACTTAAGAAGGCAAAACCAGGTTCGAAAAAAAGTGGGCTTGGAAAAGCTGCACACAACGTAGCAAAACAGCATGACTTAACGGTCATTAAAAATCTTACTGGACACGGTGTCGGTCGCTCCATCCATGAAGCGCCAGACCATATTTTCAGTTACTACTCCCCTTGGGATGATGAGATTTTAAAAGATGGTATGGTCATTGCCTTCGAACCTTTTGTTTCCACATTGGAAGAGGAAGTATTTCAATCCGATGATGGGTGGACCTTCTTAACCGAAAAAAGCATTGTGGCTCAATATGAACATACGATTATCCTTACGAAGGAAGGTCCGATTATTACTACATTGTAA
- a CDS encoding SDR family NAD(P)-dependent oxidoreductase — translation MSDLTSKVIVVTGGASGIGKETVLQLTAKGATVVIADFNEDAAKQLASEVESKGGNASAYKIDVSKGDEVKQLIDWTSDTFGTFNGIFNNAGIGLVKPLLEMDPESYHKVIDVDQHSVYYGIYYAAKKMVELGVQGTIVNTASIYGSVAATGSFNYNAAKAAVVMMSKSAALELAEHGIRVNGVAPGFIDTPILGESPEVKAALAEQHMRGELIKPEKVASVVTFLFTEEASAVNGQTIPVDDGFLSFKVK, via the coding sequence ATGTCAGATTTAACAAGTAAAGTAATTGTAGTCACAGGTGGAGCAAGTGGAATTGGTAAAGAAACCGTTCTACAATTAACTGCAAAAGGGGCGACGGTTGTCATCGCTGACTTTAATGAAGATGCAGCAAAACAACTCGCTTCTGAGGTTGAATCAAAAGGTGGGAATGCGTCTGCCTATAAAATTGATGTTTCAAAAGGCGATGAGGTTAAACAGTTGATTGATTGGACCTCTGATACATTTGGAACATTTAATGGTATCTTTAATAATGCTGGTATAGGACTAGTCAAACCATTGCTAGAGATGGATCCAGAATCCTATCATAAAGTGATTGATGTAGACCAACATAGTGTTTATTATGGTATTTACTATGCGGCTAAGAAAATGGTTGAACTAGGTGTTCAGGGGACGATTGTAAACACTGCATCCATCTATGGTTCCGTTGCTGCAACAGGTAGCTTTAACTACAATGCCGCTAAAGCTGCAGTCGTGATGATGTCAAAATCTGCTGCACTAGAGCTTGCCGAACATGGGATTCGCGTAAACGGCGTTGCCCCAGGCTTCATTGACACACCGATTCTAGGTGAATCTCCTGAAGTGAAAGCTGCTCTTGCTGAACAACATATGCGTGGGGAGCTAATTAAACCAGAAAAAGTAGCAAGCGTCGTTACATTCTTATTCACTGAAGAAGCGAGTGCAGTTAATGGACAAACCATTCCAGTAGACGACGGTTTCTTAAGCTTTAAAGTTAAATAA
- the fni gene encoding type 2 isopentenyl-diphosphate Delta-isomerase has product MNRKLDHIKNALELHSTENRSFDDITFVHHSLRGGDLSHVSTKTMFLTHTIEHPFFINAMTGGGGDETFSINKRLAQVCRKFQIPMAVGSQMAGIKDKKERRTFEVVRSANENGLLFANIGAEGTLSQAKEVVSMLSADALQIHLNHIQELVMPEGDRAFTNRLHNIAEIVEKVDVPVIVKEVGFGISKETVETLESIGVQYIDVSGKGGTNFSAIENKRRDHSSMQIFDHWGISTPCSLIESITWSKRSSIFASGGIKNGLDVTKSLALGAKLCGLSSTVLHILMKEGEEGVESFIQGLHEQICFIMTALGAHSIEDLKQTDLIISGETDQWLSKRGIDTSVFSRRSSK; this is encoded by the coding sequence ATGAATAGAAAATTGGATCATATCAAAAATGCACTTGAATTACATTCAACAGAAAATCGGTCTTTTGATGATATTACATTTGTGCATCATTCTTTAAGAGGAGGGGACCTTTCACACGTCTCTACGAAAACCATGTTTCTAACTCATACAATTGAACATCCATTTTTTATTAACGCTATGACCGGCGGTGGTGGGGATGAGACCTTCTCGATTAATAAACGTTTAGCACAAGTATGCAGGAAATTTCAAATACCTATGGCGGTAGGGTCACAGATGGCTGGCATAAAAGATAAAAAGGAACGGAGAACATTTGAGGTAGTACGTTCTGCTAATGAGAATGGCTTGTTGTTTGCAAATATTGGAGCTGAAGGCACACTTAGCCAAGCGAAAGAAGTCGTAAGTATGTTATCGGCTGATGCCTTGCAGATTCATCTCAATCATATTCAAGAGCTTGTCATGCCAGAGGGGGACAGGGCATTTACAAATCGGTTACATAATATCGCAGAAATTGTTGAAAAGGTCGATGTACCAGTAATTGTGAAGGAAGTTGGTTTTGGCATTAGTAAAGAGACCGTTGAAACGTTAGAGTCAATAGGTGTGCAGTACATTGATGTAAGTGGAAAAGGCGGTACCAATTTTTCTGCGATCGAGAATAAAAGAAGAGATCATTCGAGCATGCAGATCTTTGATCATTGGGGCATCTCAACACCTTGTTCACTAATAGAATCGATTACATGGTCAAAACGTTCTTCCATTTTTGCTTCTGGGGGGATAAAAAATGGCTTAGATGTAACAAAATCATTAGCTTTAGGCGCAAAGCTGTGTGGCTTATCAAGCACGGTTTTACACATTTTAATGAAAGAAGGCGAGGAAGGAGTTGAATCGTTTATCCAAGGGCTTCATGAACAAATATGTTTTATCATGACAGCATTAGGTGCACATTCGATTGAAGACTTAAAACAAACCGATCTAATCATTAGTGGCGAAACGGATCAGTGGTTGTCAAAGAGAGGGATCGATACATCAGTATTTAGTAGGAGAAGTAGCAAGTAA
- a CDS encoding FAD-dependent oxidoreductase, which produces MSFLKDSLSILKKNELTFVKKETESENIYRFHFEMDEPFTWKAGQHGLFTITHKKIKDSTRPLTVASSPTENVIKVTTKISEQPSEFKKALLELENGMKIRMNGPVGSFYLTDRSPTLFIAGGIGITPFRAMVKQLESEGKGTNDVTLLYVDHHHLYKDELVQISASTSVDVCFLHSREELHPEINHFVRTYQNRAHYFIAGSKEMVKSVNQYLKDHSISVRNIKKDTFTGY; this is translated from the coding sequence ATGAGTTTTTTAAAGGATTCATTATCGATACTCAAAAAAAATGAACTCACATTCGTAAAGAAAGAGACAGAATCGGAGAATATTTATCGTTTTCATTTTGAAATGGATGAACCTTTCACTTGGAAAGCTGGACAACACGGTTTATTTACAATCACTCACAAAAAGATAAAGGATTCTACACGGCCATTAACGGTCGCATCTTCGCCAACAGAAAACGTTATAAAAGTGACAACAAAAATAAGTGAGCAGCCAAGTGAATTTAAAAAGGCTTTGTTGGAACTAGAAAATGGAATGAAAATAAGAATGAATGGTCCTGTAGGTTCATTTTATCTGACAGATCGAAGCCCGACTCTTTTCATCGCTGGCGGAATTGGCATTACGCCCTTTCGAGCAATGGTAAAACAATTGGAGTCAGAAGGAAAAGGAACAAACGACGTTACGTTATTGTACGTAGATCATCACCACTTATATAAGGACGAACTTGTACAGATAAGTGCTAGTACCTCAGTAGATGTTTGTTTCCTTCATTCACGAGAGGAGTTGCATCCAGAGATTAATCACTTTGTTCGCACCTATCAGAATCGTGCTCATTACTTTATCGCAGGTTCAAAGGAAATGGTTAAGTCGGTTAACCAATACTTGAAAGATCACTCTATTTCTGTCCGCAATATAAAGAAAGATACGTTCACTGGCTACTGA
- a CDS encoding SRPBCC family protein, with protein sequence MTNVSLDFQFKSSIDKVWNALTHSDTLAKWVMENNFRPIVGYKCQFRNDEIGLVVESEVLVVDMPHTLSYTWVGGPINTIVTWTLKQEGEITYLHLEHSGFEEENQAFYGAKYGWSSMVEKMNSLLEDA encoded by the coding sequence ATGACAAATGTATCATTGGATTTTCAATTTAAAAGTTCCATTGATAAGGTATGGAATGCCCTAACCCACTCAGATACGCTAGCTAAATGGGTCATGGAAAATAATTTTAGACCGATCGTTGGATACAAATGCCAGTTCCGCAATGATGAAATAGGACTAGTTGTAGAGAGCGAAGTTTTAGTCGTTGACATGCCACATACGTTATCTTACACATGGGTAGGCGGACCAATAAACACCATCGTCACTTGGACGTTAAAACAAGAAGGCGAGATTACGTACTTACATCTTGAGCATTCCGGCTTTGAAGAAGAAAACCAAGCCTTTTATGGCGCAAAATACGGTTGGTCAAGCATGGTAGAAAAAATGAACAGTCTGTTAGAGGACGCGTAA
- a CDS encoding ArsR/SmtB family transcription factor produces the protein MNTAYQERDVYVAIADPTRRKLIHLLAESDETPLYELTGHFQMGRTAISKHLTILKEADLVRIRKVGRETRYRLNPVPLQEVKDWVSFYEQFWNEKALLLKDLLEE, from the coding sequence ATGAATACTGCATATCAAGAGCGTGACGTGTATGTAGCGATCGCTGACCCAACAAGACGTAAGTTAATTCATTTATTAGCTGAGTCAGACGAAACGCCTCTTTATGAACTGACTGGTCATTTTCAAATGGGACGTACCGCTATCTCTAAACATTTGACCATCCTTAAAGAAGCTGATTTGGTGAGAATCCGTAAAGTCGGTAGAGAGACAAGGTATCGGTTAAATCCAGTACCATTACAAGAAGTAAAAGATTGGGTATCCTTTTACGAACAATTTTGGAATGAAAAAGCCCTTTTATTAAAAGATCTATTGGAGGAATAA